The sequence below is a genomic window from Chiroxiphia lanceolata isolate bChiLan1 chromosome 8, bChiLan1.pri, whole genome shotgun sequence.
CAACCCCTCCTCCGACAGCAATTCTACTTCTATGATGGCTTGTCTAGAATGAAGCTCTGGCTCTGTAGGAACGGTTCCCTTGGCCGCAGAGTGGAGGAGCATCCTGCAGGGCGCAGCGTGTCCCGCTCTCTGGTTCTCCCTGCTGGAAGCAGCATGTCCCGCTCTCCGGTTTGGAGGTCGCTTATGGGGCACCTATGGATCTCTGGGATGTTTTGGGGCATCTGTGGGGCCCTGGGGAGGCCCTGAAGGTCCCTGTGGCCAGCCGGGTGTCCTTGGGGGTCCCGGTGGGTCACTGACAGGGCGCTGCGGGACCCCCGTGGGTGCCGATAAGCCCCGCCCTCTTTTATGCAAATAAACTCCATATAGGGGCAGCCTGCCGAAGGGGCGGAGCCACGCCCCTTTATGCAAATAAGTCCGCGTGGCAGAGCCTGCTGGAGGCGGTGCCGAGGCGATCTCGCCCCCTTATGCAAATAAAATCCATATATGGCGAGCGTGTCACGTGGCGGTGAAGCCGCGCGCTGATTGGTGAAGAGGGAAAGCGGTGGGGGGGCGGGAGGAGGCAGCGCGGAAGCTCCTGAACTGCTTTGGAGCCCCCAAAAATGGCGCGGTGTCCCCCCGGGTCCCTCCATCTCTCCGCCTGGCCCCTACTTGCCGCtgtttccctcccctcctccttcactGCCGCCGCACTCTGATTGGCCGCCGGCGTGAGGCGCACGGCGCTCCCATTGGCTTAGCTCTTCGCGCGCCTCCGCAAAGACGGCGCTGATTGGTCAGGGCCGCCACGGCTCCCGGCGCTGTCCTGTGGCTAAGGGGAGccgcgcgctgattggctgAGCAGCGAAAGCCCGCGAAGGCGCCTCTCCGGCAGAGGGCGGGCTGTGCTGAGCCGAGCGCCGCGCTGATTGGTCGCCGAGCGGAAAAGGGGGAGGTAGCGACCGGGGTGATATAAAGAGCGGCGAGGGGGGCGCCTCTCGAGTCTGGCGGCGGCGGTGGGAGAGGCGTGGTGGCggtttaattaattaattagcaGACTTAATTAACGGGAGCTCGTGGGGTTGACTAAGGGATTAATTAAGGCGTTAGTTGGCGCCGCGGAGGGTTTTGAGGCGGTTTTGGGGCTTAGTCGGGGAAATCCGGAAGGGTTTGCGGCCTGTTTAGAGCCCATTTATTGACTTAAGTTAATTTGTTGCCTTAATTCAATCCCCTAGgggaataatttcattatttagtCGATTAATTAGTTTTAATCGCGGGTGTTTGGCGGAGCTTTGGAGTATTTTTTGAGGAGTTTCAGGTGTTTTCTGAGGGGGCTTAGGGCTAAAAACACTTTTAAACCCTGTTTCTCCTCAAGGCGAATTGCctcaaatttttttcagttgtagGTAACTTTTGCCTCAGGTTCTTTAATTCTGGTTAAATTTGCTCCATTTAAACGCGGTTTCGGGGCTTTTTTGCCCCATTTTGGAgccaaatttctcttttaaacacTTTACCTGAAGTTCCACCCTAATTAAACCAACTAACCCtaaaacttaaatatttattaattagaTGAAGTGTAGTAATTTAACAGGCATTTTAGGtgctttttggtgttttcttgaGGCATTTCAGTGCCCAAAGCACCTTTACCCCTCAGTTTTTTAATACCACtgctttaatttattaatattaattcaGCATTAACTTGGGGGGATTTCTCTGGGGATTTCAGACTTTTCAGAGGCATTTTTGAGGAATTTCAAGGGCAAAATCGCCTTTTCATCCTCCCCTTATTTAAATAACTTATAtatttccttaatttatttatatttattaaatcttagttttatttaaattccgGGGCTTTTTGAGGTGTTTTTGTGGCATTTTGGGTCTTTCCTGAGGCATTTTGGTGCCCAAAACACCTTTTAACCCTTTCTTAAATGTCTCAATAATTTATATATCTCCTTTATTACTGAAGTATAGTGAATTATAGTCAATACTATTTTATTGCATTAGGGTTTTGAGGAGTTTTTGGAGCCTTTTGAGGCATTTTAGAACAAAAATTGCCATTTCACCCTTCCCCgtcattaaataatttaaatatttatctttattcAAATTTAGATGGGTTGTTTTAATTTCTAGGGGGAATCGCCGTTTAACCCtccacttttaaaatataacttaaaTATCACcctaaattattaatattaaaatttagtGGGGTTTAATCTGCTTTGTTTAAATTCTGAGAGATTTGGGAGGTGTTTTTTTGAGGCATTTTGTCTCCTAAACTGCCTTTTTACCCTCTGCTTTTTTAACATCGTTTGAACACCGCCTTAATCCATTCgaatttatttttatcccatttcgggaggtttctttttctgtttgtgtgttttgagCGTTTTTTagtgctgttttccttcccccGCCATGTTCTACTACCCTGAGGTGCTCCGGCGTCACACGGGGTGTTTCGGCACCATCTGGTAGGGGGGGGAGATGGTTTTGGGGGGCGCTTCGGACCGTTCTGCCTCGGGTTTGGGGGGTTTCGGGTGGGTTTTGGGTGGTTTCGGGTGGGTCCCGACTCTCTTTTTGCGGTCGTTCCGGGCCGTTCCCCTCAGGTTGGCCGCCACCTGCAGCTCGCGGCTGCTGCGCCGGGAGTACCTGGCGGTGGACGTGCCGCGCACCTGGTAAGGGGGGCCCGGCAGCCAATCACCGCGCCCTTCCCCACCTGGCCCCGCCCCTGCCTCTCCCATTGGCCGGCTGTTCCCTGGCCCCGCCCAGCGCCGCGGTGATGTCAACCGTGATTGGTCGCGGCGGGCGggaaaacctcaaaacttcGAGACGCCCCAAGACGCCCCGTTGCCCAGCCAAACCACCCCGAGCCTACTGACAAAATACCCCCAAATATTACCAAccctcacccccctccccaaaatacTCCAAAAACGCCCACTGGCCCCCGTGCCCGCCTCGCTCCCATTGGCCCTTGTTCTCCAACCCCGCCCAGTGCCTCCGTGGTGTCGTTCGTGAATGGTCGCAGCGGGTGGGAGGTCCCGCCCCCGCCGGCCGGAGCTCCGCCCCCCCGGTGCTCGCTGTACCTGGCGGCGATGCTGCAGCTCGGGCTGGTCCGGGTGTACGTGCGGCAGTGCGGGAACCTGCTCGGTacgggctggggggggggcttgagtgggattttgggggggttccCGGGCGGGAAAGTTGGGATGTTTGGGGGAtcctggggaggtggtggtggtggggggggtgttggggaACGctggggggtgtttgggggtcCCGTTCCAGCCGCAGCTCCTCCCCCGCCCAGAGGATGCCTCGCAGATCCTGGACCGGCTGCACCGCGCGCGGCCCCCGCTGGTGGAGATCGACATGAGCCCCTCCCGCCGGTCAGAAACCCCCGAAACAacccaaaataccccaaaacgGCCCTAAGCACCCTTGAAACCACCCCCAAATGCCCTCAAAACAGATCGAAACAGCCCTAAGCCACCCCTTAAACGTCCAAAAGTACCCCAAAGCACAgccaaaacaccccaaaatacccaacaaacaaaacatcccacaacaccccaaaaccacaccTAGAGACCCCAAAACTACCctaaaaccaccacaaaaaacacccccaaacctcaaaaaccaacacaaaccaccaaaaatcCATCCTGAAACACCCTcaaacctccccaaacccctctgggACCCCTAAACCCCCCTGGGACCTCCCAAACTTCCTCAGGGAGCCCCTGACCTGCCTCCAAagcccccccaacccctgtgcCTCACTGGTACCCCCTTGAGGTCTCACCTGTGACCCCCCCAATTCCCCCCAAGTGCTTCCTGaaccccttttccccccccaggACCCAGCTGCTCCCCGATTCCCAGGCTCTGATGGTGCAGCTGGAATTGGCCCCTGAccccttttttggggtgatggGAGTGGAGCTTCCTCAGGTactgcccccccagccccccccatAGTCCCATAGTGACCCCACACTTCCCCATTTTCCCCAAATTGCCTCAGATTTTCCCGAGACTTCCCCTGATTTGCCCAGTTTTCCCTCAACTTCCCCATTTTTGCCCCACTTTACCCCAAATTTCCACAATTTCCCCATTTTTGGTCCTGGGTGGGTGTGGCCACTTCCCACAGCCATAGTGTTTGATTGGAGGAGCTCTGGGGCAGGGCCTGGTTGCCAGGTTCCTGCCCAGAATTGCCTAGAACTTGCCCAAAATTTCATTGAATTTGCCTCAAATTTCCCCATTTGCCCTGCAgaatttccccatttttcctcAATTTCCCCCAAATTTCACCAGTTTTCCcaaatttcctcattttcacCCTAATTTATCCATTTTTGCCCCAGTTTCCCAAAATGCCTCCAAATGTGCCTCAGTTCCACGAGTTTGCCCAAAAATTCCTTGAATTTGCCCCAGATTTCTCCatttctgcctcagttttcctcagATTTCATCACTTTCCCCGTAATTTTCTCCATTTGTCTctaatttcctcatttttgcCTAAATTTGCCTAATTTTTCTCCAGTCTTTCCCATCTTTGCCCCCAATTCCCCAAATTCTCCCCAAAATTCCCCGTATTTGCCCAAATTTCTCAGAATTGTTCACAGATTTCCCCATAGCGACCCCAGGCCGGTTTAGATTGGTTcatactggtttatactggtcTGTGCCTCTTCCACAGGTGGAGGAGCTCCTGCCCCCACCCATTGAGATCGAGTTCCCCCCAGGTGAGCTCTGTGCTGTCCTGGCCTgtactggtttatactggtgGGTGTAGGTGGGGTTAGGGCTGGAAGGGGGATGGTTGTTGGTCTGTTCTGGTCCATACTGGAATGTGGTGGTGGGCTCAGGAGGTTTAGGACTGGTACAGAGGTTGTATATGGGTGGTCAGTGGTCCGTACTGGTTGGTACTGGTCTGTAGTGATCTGTTCTCATTCACATTAGTCCATAGTGATCCGTACTGGTGGGTGCAGGGAGCTTTGGGGGGGTGAATGCCCGTCTGTAGTGCTCCACACTCTGGACTGGTCTGTGCTGGTCTGTACCCCCAGGGCCCCCCGTGACGGTGTCCCCTGAGTACATCACCCTGCGGGAACCAGAAGTtccgccgctgccgccgcccctGGAGGTGCCACAATTTGGGGTTCTGGGGGGTCCTGGCTGTCACCTGGGGCTCCCTGGGCATCAACTGGGGGTCACTTGGGGATTGCTGTGGGTctctggggggtccctgggggtctttgggggtcccagaggtAATCTTTGGGTCTCTGGGGTCAGGAGGAGCTGCCTGAAGTGACccccagagagctgcagctgctgctcgAGGCTGAGGccgaggagctgctgcccccgGGTGAGGGGGGCActtggggggtgagggggggcttggggggcaAGCAGGAGGGGGGGAGTTGGGGGTCATGGGGTACTTGGGTATTGGTTGGGAGGAGTTGGGGGACACTTAGGGGTTGCTATGGGAACTTTTGAGGCATTTGGGGTCACTTGTGGGGCAGGTGTTGGGCTGGGGGATTGTGGGCACTTGGGGTCActtgtggggctggggggggcactTGAGGGACAAGAGAGGGGATGGGGGACCCTTAGGGGTCTGTAGGGTCATTTGAGGATCTCTGCCCACAGTGGAGGAACTGGAGGAGCTGCCGGCGCCACCCCCCATCCCCCGTGAGACTTGGGGGCACTTATGGGATGGGAGCACTTAATGGGTCTGGGGGGGCACTTCTGGGGCTGGGAGCAATTATAAGGTGGGAGCACTtgtggggatggggaggcaCTTGTGGGTCTGGGGGCATTTGTAGAGTGGGAACACTTATGGGTCTGGGGGGGCACTTTTGGGGTTGGTGGGGTACTTATGGGGCTGTGAGGACTTCTGGGGCAGGTGTCCCACCCCCGGAGGAGCCCGCCCTGCCTCCCCCCATTCCGGAGGTCCCGGTGCGTCGCCGCATCCCCCGTCGTCGCCTCCCGCCCCACATGGACCTCGTGCCCCACATCTCCCCCAAGCTGTTCcgggcacagctgctccagccccaagCCCACTGTCAGCCCCTGGTGAGTGTGGGGGTTCTGACCCATAGATCTGCCCCATAGATCCCCCTACCACGTAGATAGCCCCATAGATACACTCTGGCCCATAGATCTCTCCTGCTCCATAGATCTGCCCCATATATCTGCCCTATGCCCACAGATCCTTCCCTGCCCCATAAGTCCTCCCATAGATCTGCCCTATAGATTGACCCATAGATCCCCTATTTCCCCCACAGTTACCCTACGTCATACATCCCCCTATAGATCCCCCCGACCCATAGATCCACCCTGACATGAGTGGATGCCTCCCTGCCCCATAGACCCCCTCTTCCCCATAGATCTAGTCCAGAGGTCCCCCTGCCCTGTACATTAATACACAGATCCTGTCTCTGCCccacaggtgctgctggagccgCCCCACAGGATCCGCCGCCCCCCAAGTGAGCTCCTGAACGCCCCCACCCACGGTGAGacccccacagccaccccatAGGAGGGGATTCCTGCCCCATAGTGGGGGTTACTGCCCCATAGTGGGTgacctcctgctctgccccataGATTGGCTGCCCccggagctgtgggagctgtggggacGCTGTGCCCAGCGCCCTGCCCCGCCTGCAGCCCCGCCCCCGGAGCTGCCCAGCGACTTGGAGGTGAGGCCCTGTCAATCCCAATCCTGCCCCATAGATCTACCCCTTAGAGCCCAATCCCATCTCATAGACCCACTACCCCACACccctgtccctctccaggtGCTTCGGGAGGCCCTGGAGCCGAGTCTGCCCACCCTGATCTCAGGTGAATCGGGGGTGGCTCTGGGGCACTTGGGGGTCTCTATGGGGCAGTGTGGGGTCGCTGTGGGGCACTTGGAGGTCACTGCTGGGCAGTTTGGGGGTCACTATGGGGGAGTTTTCAGTTGCTGTGGGGCAGTCTGGGGGGCGCTATGGGGCAATTAAGGGTCGCTGTGGGTAGTTTGGGGTCACTATGGGACAGTTGGGTCACTATGGCGCAGTCGCGGGTTTGCTGTGGTGTTGTATCGCTGTGGGGCACCCtgagggcagggccaggggatCACTTTTggcccctcctcctccccagaagTGTCCCTGGAGCCCCTCGAGGAGGAGCCACTGGAGAGACTGTGAGTGGGGGCGTGGCTGGGGCAGGGATATCACCAGCAGCCAATTAATGCTCGGCAGGGCCTGGAAAAGGGGTGGGGCTTATTCTGGGTGGGCAGTGATTGGTCTGTTGGGGGTGTGGTCAATCCAGGTACAGCTAATGGACAGTGCAGGACTGGGGGTGGAGCTTGGTTTGGGGGCGGGGCTTTCGTTTGAGGGCAGGTCTTGCACCATCCAGGGGAGAAAGGGGTGTGTCCTGAGAAAGGGGCGGGGcttgggaagggagcaggattGGGGAAAAGGGGGCAGAGCTAGAGGAAATGGGGCAGGGtttggggaaagagggaggggtACGGCAGAAAGGTGTGGGTTGGGGGAAGTGGGTGGGGTCCCACTGACACCCTAAGTGCTGCCCACAGGCCCCCGGCCCCACCCATTGTCCCAGAGCTTCCGGAGCTTCCGGAGGTGGTTGAAGCTCCTCCCGACCTTCGGAGGTGAGTCGGGATTGGGATCTGTGGGATTAGGGAGCATTTTGTGAAAATTGGGCAAAAATGGGGAGTAGGGGGAAAATCTGGGGACTGGGATCTGTGGGACATGGACTGTCCCCAGGCTGATCCTGGAGCACGCCCAGCACCCAGGGGGATCGGAGCTGACGGCCATGCTGCCCCCGGGGTCATCCCGCG
It includes:
- the REC8 gene encoding meiotic recombination protein REC8 homolog translates to MVLGGASDRSASGLGGFGWVLGGFGWVPTLFLRSFRAVPLRLAATCSSRLLRREYLAVDVPRTCASVVSFVNGRSGWEVPPPPAGAPPPRCSLYLAAMLQLGLVRVYVRQCGNLLEDASQILDRLHRARPPLVEIDMSPSRRTQLLPDSQALMVQLELAPDPFFGVMGVELPQVEELLPPPIEIEFPPGPPVTVSPEYITLREPEVPPLPPPLEEELPEVTPRELQLLLEAEAEELLPPVEELEELPAPPPIPRVPPPEEPALPPPIPEVPVRRRIPRRRLPPHMDLVPHISPKLFRAQLLQPQAHCQPLVLLEPPHRIRRPPSELLNAPTHDWLPPELWELWGRCAQRPAPPAAPPPELPSDLEVLREALEPSLPTLISEVSLEPLEEEPLERLPPAPPIVPELPELPEVVEAPPDLRRLILEHAQHPGGSELTAMLPPGSSRAHVAKIFALCLELCGAHWVRLDQPRPYGPITVSLRPRPE